One Lachancea thermotolerans CBS 6340 chromosome F complete sequence DNA window includes the following coding sequences:
- the ACO2 gene encoding aconitate hydratase ACO2 (highly similar to uniprot|P39533 Saccharomyces cerevisiae YJL200C Hypothetical ORF): MLSARSVSRRHLATQVAANFANVPKEFQSRVPPYAKLIANLEKVKAITNNSPLTLAEKILYSHLCDPEESIKSSDLRDIRGLEYLKLHPDRVAMQDASAQMALLQFMTTGLAQTAVPASIHCDHLIVGRDGESQDLSSSIATNKEVFDFLQSCADKYGIQFWGPGSGIIHQIVLENFSAPGLMMLGTDSHTPNAGGLGAIAIGVGGADAVDALTGTPWELKAPKILGVKLTGSMQGWTSPKDVITKLAGILTVRGGTGYIVEYFGDGVKTLSCTGMATICNMGAEIGATTSTFPYQEAHSRYLKATGRSVMADAADVALNQYNFLKADSGAEYDKVIEINLSELEPHVNGPFTPDLSTPISEFGAKCTKENWPQKISAGLIGSCTNSSYQDMARAADLVRQASQAGLKPRIPFFVTPGSEQIRATLEKDGLVKTFEDNGAIVLANACGPCIGQWDRQDVMKTSKETNSIFTSFNRNFRARNDGNRNTMNFLTSPEMVTAMIYSGDAQFNPMRDTIKLDDGSDFKFKAPSGDELPQTGFVSGRKEFYPPTDPTPDASVEIKVSPTSDRLQLLEPFKPWDGKELKTNVLMKVEGKCTTDHISAAGVWLKYKGHLENISNNTLIGAQNKETGEVNKAYDFDGTAYGIPELMIKWKQEERPWTVVAEHNYGEGSAREHAALSPKFLGGQILLVKSFARIHETNLKKQGMLPLTFANEEDYDRISSGDVLETVGLVEMIEKEGANGGLLDVKITKPSGESFVIKTKHTMSKDQVEFFKAGSAINYIGEVRRA; encoded by the coding sequence ATGTTGTCCGCAAGGTCAGTATCCAGAAGACACTTGGCAACCCAGGTTGCCGCCAACTTCGCCAATGTGCCCAAGGAATTTCAGTCACGTGTCCCACCTTAcgccaagctcatcgctaaTCTGGAGAAGGTCAAGGCGATCACCAACAACAGCCCACTGACGCTCGCCGAGAAGATCCTGTACTCACATCTTTGCGATCCTGAGGAGTCCATTAAGTCTTCCGATCTTCGGGATATCCGTGGGCTGGAGTACCTCAAGCTTCACCCCGACCGTGTGGCCATGCAGGATGCGTCTGCACAGATGGCGCTGCTTCAATTCATGACCACAGGTCTCGCCCAGACAGCGGTCCCTGCGTCTATCCACTGTGACCATCTGATTGTTGGCAGAGACGGAGAGTCGCAGGACTTGAGCAGCTCCATCGCCACTAACAAAGAAGTGTTCGACTTCCTGCAGAGTTGTGCCGACAAGTACGGGATCCAGTTTTGGGGTCCAGGTTCTGGTATTATCCACCAGATCgtccttgaaaacttctCCGCCCCAGGCCTTATGATGCTGGGAACTGACTCACACACACCAAACGCCGGTGGCCTTGGTGCTATAGCCATTGGTGTCGGTGGTGCGGACGCGGTCGACGCCCTGACAGGTACTCCTTGGGAATTGAAAGCCCCAAAAATATTGGGTGTCAAGCTCACAGGTTCAATGCAAGGCTGGACATCTCCTAAAGATGTAATTACCAAGCTTGCAGGTATCTTGACTGTGCGCGGTGGTACCGGGTACATTGTTGAGTATTTCGGCGATGGTGTCAAAACTCTTTCGTGCACTGGTATGGCTACCATCTGTAACATGGGTGCTGAAATCGGTGccacaacttcaactttcccttatcaagaagctcacaGTCGTTACTTGAAAGCAACTGGGAGATCAGTTATGGCTGATGCTGCCGATGTTGCTCTTAACCAatacaactttttgaaggcagaCTCGGGCGCCGAGTACGACAAAGTCATCGAAATCAATTTGAGTGAGCTGGAGCCTCACGTTAACGGCCCTTTTACTCCTGATTTATCTACCCCTATTTCTGAATTCGGGGCGAAATGTACTAAGGAAAACTGGCCTCAGAAGATCTCTGCGGGCTTAATTGGCTCATGCACAAATTCATCATACCAAGATATGGCCCGTGCCGCTGATCTAGTGAGACAGGCCTCTCAGGCTGGATTGAAACCACGCATCCCATTTTTTGTCACTCCTGGTTCCGAACAAATCAGAGCTACACTGGAGAAGGATGGCCTCGTCAAAACTTTCGAAGACAACGGCGCAATTGTTCTAGCCAATGCATGTGGACCATGCATTGGGCAGTGGGATAGACAGGACGTCATGAAGACTTCCAAGGAAACGAATTCTATTTTCACATCTTTCAACCGTAACTTTAGGGCGAGAAATGACGGGAATAGGAACAcaatgaactttttgacttcaCCAGAAATGGTGACGGCGATGATCTATTCAGGAGATGCTCAATTCAATCCTATGAGAGACACTATCAAACTGGATGATGGCTccgacttcaagttcaaagctCCAAGTGGTGATGAACTACCCCAAACCGGCTTTGTCTCTGGTAGAAAGGAGTTCTACCCACCAACAGATCCAACTCCAGACGCTTCAGTCGAGATTAAAGTCTCACCAACTTCCGATCGTCTGCAGCTGTTGGAGCCATTCAAGCCCTGGGATGGCAAGgaattgaaaacaaacgTCCTAATGAAAGTTGAAGGCAAATGTACAACTGACCATATCTCAGCTGCTGGCGTCTGGTTGAAGTACAAAGGTCATCTAGAAAACATCTCCAACAACACCTTGATTGGTGCTCAGAACAAGGAAACTGGCGAGGTGAACAAGGCATATGACTTTGATGGTACTGCTTATGGCATTCCTGAACTAATGATCAAGTGGAAACAGGAAGAAAGGCCTTGGACTGTTGTGGCGGAGCACAATTATGGTGAGGGCTCAGCCAGAGAACACGCAGCGTTGTCTCCTAAATTTTTGGGAGGACAGATCCTTTTGGTTAAATCATTTGCCAGAATTCACGAAACtaacttgaaaaagcaaGGTATGCTGCCTCTCACCTTTGCAAACGAGGAAGACTATGACCGCATATCCTCTGGTGATGTATTAGAAACCGTTGGCCTTGTTGAAATGATAGAAAAGGAAGGAGCTAACGGAGGCCTTTTGGATGTTAAAATTACAAAGCCATCTGGCGAGTCTTTCGTCATTAAAACAAAACACACAATGTCAAAAGACCAGGTCGAGTTCTTTAAAGCTGGTTCAGCTATCAACTACATAGGAGAAGTCCGCCGTGCTTGA
- a CDS encoding KLTH0F03630p (no similarity) — protein sequence MREISGSPRLSGPVGGRNWVLCEDDASPVWRTALELGAWAGMPASDVRLRHKNWGYAAPVQPRGWAEIVFEAIMVQTPPRVSFMVLCRIRISNLKIPY from the coding sequence ATGCGTGAGATTTCGGGCTCGCCTCGGTTATCAGGACCTGTCGGAGGCAGAAACTGGGTGCTCTGCGAGGACGATGCGAGCCCCGTGTGGCGCACGGCGCTTGAGTTGGGCGCTTGGGCCGGGATGCCCGCCAGCGATGTGCGGCTGCGCCACAAAAATTGGGGCTATGCCGCTCCAGTTCAGCCTCGTGGCTGGGCTGAGatcgtttttgaagctatcATGGTACAAACACCCCCTCGCGTATCCTTCATGGTTTTATGTAGGATTAGAATTTCAAACCTCAAGATCCCTTATTGA
- the PHO90 gene encoding SPX domain-containing inorganic phosphate transporter (similar to uniprot|P25360 Saccharomyces cerevisiae YCR037C PHO87 Low-affinity inorganic phosphate (Pi) transporter involved in activation of PHO pathway expression is independent of Pi concentration and Pho4p activity contains 12 membrane-spanning segments and uniprot|P39535 Saccharomyces cerevisiae YJL198W PHO90), protein MKFSHSLKYNAVPDWQEHYLNYSQLKKLIYSLQAQDLQVVDEGGRVDTERLNALEGSSKALKKLKGKFQLGRSGKNGKGRKAGEGDADAEGDVQVETFELSDIKKKSAQNKLQALVDFDRRSSLSSDRTLFNPQDTFLSKLIDERSKIDDFYKKLEAQLYGRFATVVSDLQKSGALVDTHSRPHGGDGDGGDHESFELRTQPEHQLRRRESLASKRTTNDSLAPGRASQPEDDEEEDEEEEFDEHTHENTALLNYSDFNVKSQKKAIIKKNLIDLYVDLVQLKSFIELNRIGFFKITKKFDKTLECNVRNELIESGEFFKDTYVFQPLTLEVLDSKITKVIEFYAFITNADLALCKEELRSYLRDFIVWERNTVWKDMLGLESQNNTIASAGRPNAKGDIGALESNTHLEYRTWNLPKPIKCRYFTWSCIKVPQLFFTLKALKLYIIIACTIILLAVPTFNDEAQHRCMALVACVAFLWASEALPLFVTALLVPLLVVLFRVMKSDGKVMNAADASSTILAKMWSSTIMVLLAGFTLAAALSKYNIARVLASYLLTFAGTKPRNVLLMIMGVCFFLSMWISNVAAPVLTYSLIQPVLKSLGYESPFAKAIVLGVALSANVGGMASPIASPQNIIAMDYLKDYNVGWGQFFAIALPSSFLAMLTIWLLLLCTFKINGTQLKKYTPIKEKFTLKQYYIMVVTLATILLWCVLSKLENVFGSSGQIAVIPIVLFFGTGLLGTQDINNFPWAIVILAMGGIALGGAVSSSGLLTTIAGALQRRVMDFPLYAVMAIFGIVMLVVGTFVSHTVSAIIIIPLMQEVGDKLPGAKSAPILVFACTLLSSCGMGLASSGFPNVTAISMTDEVGNRYLTVNNFITRGVPASFLAFICVITLGFGIMNSVLKGV, encoded by the coding sequence ATGAAGTTTTCGCACTCGCTGAAGTACAATGCGGTCCCTGACTGGCAGGAACACTACCTGAACTATTcgcagctcaaaaagcttattTACTCGCTGCAGGCGCAGGACTTGCAGGTGGTGGATGAGGGCGGCCGCGTGGACACGGAGCGGTTGAACGCGCTGGAGGGATCGTCCAAAgcgctcaagaagctcaaagGCAAGTTCCAGCTGGGGAGGAGCGGCAAGAACGGCAAGGGCAGGAAGGCCGGGGAGGGCGACGCCGATGCGGAGGGAGACGTGCAGGTCGAGACGTTCGAGCTGAGCGACATAAAGAAGAAATCTGCGCAAAACAAGCTGCAGGCGCTTGTTGACTTCGACCGCCGGTCCTCCCTTTCCAGCGACAGGACGCTTTTCAACCCACAGGACACCTTTCTCAGCAAGCTGATCGATGAGAGGTCCAAGATTGATGACTTTTACAAGAAGCTCGAGGCGCAGCTCTACGGCCGCTTTGCCACGGTGGTGTCGGATCTCCAGAAGTCTGGAGCTCTGGTGGACACCCACTCCAGACCGCAcggcggcgacggcgaTGGCGGCGACCACGAGTCATTCGAGCTGCGCACCCAGCCGGAACATCAGTTGCGCAGGCGCGAGTCCTTGGCCTCTAAGCGCACAACAAATGACTCCCTGGCTCCAGGACGCGCGTCGCAGCccgaggacgacgaggaagaagacgaggaagaggaattTGACGAGCACACTCATGAAAATACGGCCCTGCTGAACTACTCCGACTTCAACGTCAAAAGCCAGAAGAAAGCCATCATAAAGAAGAATCTGATTGACCTCTACGTCGATCTGGTCCAGCTCAAGTCATTCATCGAGCTCAACCGTATTGGGTTCTTTAAAatcaccaagaagttcgaCAAAACCTTGGAATGCAATGTGAGAAATGAGCTCATCGAGTCCGGtgagttcttcaaggacaCCTACGTTTTCCAGCCCCTGACGCTCGAAGTGCTGGACTCTAAAATCACAAAGGTTATTGAGTTTTACGCCTTTATTACCAACGCGGACCTGGCTCTGTGCAAGGAAGAGCTGAGATCCTACTTGCGCGACTTCATTGTGTGGGAAAGAAACACAGTGTGGAAAGATATGCTTGGACTGGAGTCTCAAAACAACACGATCGCTTCCGCTGGCAGACCTAACGCTAAAGGCGATATTGGCGCTTTGGAAAGCAACACACATCTTGAATATCGCACCTGGAATCTGCCAAAGCCAATTAAATGCCGCTACTTCACCTGGAGCTGCATAAAAGTCCCCCAATTATTCTTCACACTAAAAGCCCTAAAACTGTACATTATCATTGCCTGCACCATTATTTTGTTGGCGGTACCAACATTCAATGACGAGGCTCAACACCGCTGCATGGCCCTTGTTGCGTGTGTAGCATTTTTATGGGCATCCGAAGCTTTGCCGCTGTTCGTCACGGCATTGTTAGTGCCCCTGCTGGTGGTCTTGTTCCGCGTTATGAAGAGCGATGGGAAAGTAATGAACGCAGCCGACGCCTCCAGCACCATTTTGGCTAAAATGTGGTCCTCGACTATCATGGTTCTTCTCGCTGGTTTCACTTTGGCAGCAGCATTGTCAAAGTACAACATCGCTAGAGTCTTAGCATCTTATCTTCTAACCTTTGCTGGTACTAAGCCTAGGAACGTGCTTCTCATGATTATGGGAgtttgcttcttcttgtccaTGTGGATCTCGAACGTGGCAGCTCCTGTGTTGACCTACTCCTTAATACAGCCTGTTTTGAAATCCTTAGGATATGAATCTCCCTTCGCGAAGGCTATTGTATTAGGCGTCGCACTTTCTGCCAATGTCGGTGGTATGGCCTCTCCCATTGCCTCCCCTCAGAACATTATTGCAATGGATTACCTGAAGGATTACAATGTTGGGTGGGGCCAGTTTTTTGCCATCGCTTtaccttcaagttttcttgctATGTTGACGATCTGGCTCCTACTGTTATGCACGTTCAAAATCAACGGAACTCAGCTCAAGAAGTACACTCCTATCAAGGAAAAGTTCACACTAAAGCAGTACTACATCATGGTCGTGACTTTGGCTACCATTTTGCTTTGGTGTGTGTTGAGcaagctggaaaatgtGTTTGGGTCATCTGGCCAAATCGCTGTTATTCCTATTGTCCTGTTCTTTGGGACGGGCTTACTTGGAACTCAGgacatcaacaactttCCTTGGGCTATTGTGATTCTGGCAATGGGAGGTATCGCGCTTGGTGGTGCTGTGTCATCTTCAGGTTTGCTGACTACAATTGCCGGTGCTTTACAAAGGAGAGTCATGGATTTCCCACTGTACGCAGTCATGGCCATTTTCGGTATCGTGATGCTGGTGGTTGGCACTTTCGTATCGCACACAGTTTCAGCCATTATCATCATTCCATTGATGCAGGAAGTAGGCGACAAGTTGCCAGGTGCTAAATCCGCACCAATTTTAGTCTTCGCATGCACGCTTTTGTCGTCGTGTGGTATGGGTCTGGCATCTTCAGGGTTTCCTAATGTCACTGCGATATCGATGACAGATGAAGTCGGAAACAGATATTTGACAGTAAACAATTTCATTACTCGAGGCGTGCCAGCGTCATTTTTGGCCTTCATCTGTGTGATAACATTAGGGTTTGGCATCATGAACTCGGTTCTCAAAGGAGTTTAA